DNA from Nerophis lumbriciformis linkage group LG39, RoL_Nlum_v2.1, whole genome shotgun sequence:
gttatagtccgaatgttctcccgaaatgtgtttgtcattcttgtttggtgtgggttcccagtgtggcgcatatttgtaacagtgttaaagttgtttatacggccaccctcagtgtgacctgtatggctgttgaccaggtatgccttgcattcacttgtgtgtgtgtaaaagctgcatatattatgtgacagacgctgtttgtttggagaaaaagcgggcgtgacgacaggttgtagaggacgcaaaagacagtgcctttaaggcacgcccccaatattgttgtccgggtggaaatcgggagaaattcgggagaatggttgccccgggagattttcgggaggggcactgaaattcgggagtctcccgggaaaatcgggagggttggcaagtatgtctccctgagagagcatgaggtggttaaggtggggggtaggggtagcggggggtgtatattgtagcgtctcggaaaagtttgtactgcaaggggttctgggtatttgttctgttgtgtttatgttgtgttatagtccgaatgttctcccgaaatgtgtttgtcattcttgtttggtgtgggttcccagtgtggcgcatatttgtaacagtgttaaagttgtttatacggccaccctcagtgtgacctgtatggctgttgaccaggtatgccttgcattcacttgtgtgtgtggaaaagctgcatatattatgtgacagacgctgtttgtttggagaaaaagcgggcgtgacgacaggttgtagaggacgcaaaagacagtgcctttaaggcacgcccccaatattgttgtccgggtggaaatcgggagaaattcgggagaatggttgccccgggagattttcgggaggggcactgaaattcgggagtctcccgggaaaatcgggagggttggcaagtatgtctccctgagagagcatgaggtggttaaggtggggggtaggggtagcggggggtgtatattgtagcgtctcggaaaagtttgtactgcaaggggttctgggtatttgttctgttgtgtttatgttgtgttatagtccgaatgttctcccgaaatgtgtttgtcattcttgtttggtgtgggttcacagtgtggcgcatatttgtaacagtgttaaagttgtttatacggacaccctcagtgtgacctgcatggctgttgaccaggtatgccttgcattcacttgtgtgtgtgtaaaagctgcatatattatgtgacagacgctgtttgtttggagaaaaagcgggcgtgacgacaggttgtagaggacgcaaaagacagtgcctttaaggcacgcccccaatattgttgtccgggtggaaatcgggagaatggttgccccgggagattttcgggaggggcactgaaattcgggagtctcccgggaaaatcgggagggttggcaagtatgtctccctgagagagcatgaggaggttgaggtgggcggggttagggtagggggtggcggggggtgtatattgtagcgtcccggaagagttagtgctgcaagggattctgggtatttgttctgttgtgtttatgttgtgttatagtccgaatgttctcccgaaatgtgtttgtcaatcttgtttggtgtgggttcacagtgtggcgcatatttgtaacagtgttaaatttgtttatacggccaccctcagtgtgacctgtatggctgttgaccaagtatgcttgcattcacttgtgtgtgtgaaaagccgtaggtattttgTGATtgtgccggcacgcaaaggaagtgcctttaaggtttattggcgctctgtacttttccctacgtccgtgtacacagcgacgttttaaaaagtcataaattttactttttgaaaccaatatcgataatttccgatatttcatttttaaagcatttattggccgataaaatcTTTAATAATCAGTGTTGCTAACATCGACTTTTCTCTATTTACCAGCAAGAATAATGAGGAACTGACCAAAGTACCGCTCACTGGCATCAAGACCTCGCCCCGCAGCCACCATGCAGATCGAGGCGGTGCTGGTGGAGTCGGCCGTGGTGTCGGCGGTGGTGCTGTGCGTCCACGTGGCGGTGTGGAACCAGCACTCCTGGTGCGCCGTCGCCCTTGCCATCCAGGCCTTCTACGTCCAGCACAAATGGGACCGTCTGCTTAAGTCAGGGAGCGCCGTCTTCCAGTTCCGTCCTTCGGCCAACAGCGGCATCGTCCCCGCCTCCATGGTGATGCCGCTGCTGGGTTTGGTGCTGAGGACCAAGTGCTCTGAGGCGGGGAGCGTCCACTTGGAGCGCTTCTCCATGGTGGTGACGGTCAGCGGCATGACGCTGGCGCTCTTCCTGTCGCTGATCGCGCTGGGCGTAACGCGGCCCTTGCCCACCAACACCTGCGTGGTCGCCGGCCTGGCCGCCGGCGCCGTCTTCTACACCACCAAGCAGACGCTGACGGTGTCGGAGGTCATCGAGGTGCTGGAGGTGCTGCTCATCTTCGTCTACCTCAGCCTGATCGTGCTCTACCTGCTGCCTCGCTGCTTCACGCCCGGCGAGGCCCTCCTGGTGGTGGGCGCCATCAGCTTCGTGGTAAACCAGCTCATCAAGCGCTCGCTGCTGAGCCTGGCGGAGGCGAAGGGCGACCCCATCCAGTACCTCCTACCGGTGCTGGTGGTCGGCTCGCTGCTGCTGGGCGTCTTCTTCGCGCTGCTCTTCTGCTTCATGGAGTCCGAGACCTGGGTGTCCTCGCTGTTCTTCCACACCATGACGGCCGTGCTGGGCCTGGGCGTCCTCATGCCGTGGCTCTCGCTCTTCATCGGACGCCATCCCATCATGTGGCTGTGGGACTTTGTCACGCTCAGCGAGCGCCGGCTCGCCTTGATAGGCTACTGGGTTTTGCTGTGCGCCCTGGCCACCTGTGTGGTGCTGCACCAGAACTACCAGCGCCAGTCCGGGTCCAAGAAGCACCAGGCCTCCACCGTGGTCCGGAAGTACTTCCATCTCATCGTGGTGGCCACTTTTGTTCCGGGGCTTCTGTACGACCGCCATCTGCTGCACGTGGCGTCCGTGGGCTGCTTGGCCGTCTTCCTCTTCCTGGAGTACGTGCGTTACTTTCGCATCAAGCCGCTGGGTCAACCACTGCGCCAGCTGCTCACCTTGTTCCTGGACGAGCGCGACTCCGGGCCCCTCATCCTGACCCACATCTACCTGCTCCTCGGCATGGCCCTGCCCGTCTGGCTTTTCCCGGGTGCCTGCGCCCCAAAGGGGATTCTTTCCGGCGCTGGCGGCCTGGTGCCCTACGCCGGCGTCCTCGCCGTAGGTGTGGGCGACACCGTGGCCTCGGTGTTCGGCAGCACCATGGGGGAGATCCGCTGGCCCGGCACCAAGAAGACGATGGAGGGAACGGCGACGTCCGTGTTCGCCCAAATCATCGCCGTGGTCATTTTTCTTATCTTTGACGCGAGCATCAACTTAAACTCCACCTACTTGTGGATCGTGGGCTCCATCGCACTGGTGGCCATGCTGGAGGCGTACACCTCCCAGATCGACAACCTCCTCCTGCCCCTCTACCTCCTCATCCTGCTGATGCTCTGACAGGAACACAAACGGTCTGCTTGGAATCTTAAAATACTTCAAACGGcacaaaaaaaaacgtgttttaaACGAAGTATGAATTATGCACATTTAAATGAGCACGTCACCCATCAGAACTACAAAATGGCGTTTGAAGAACACTTTAAGTCCGCTTAACTAATATTGTCATTATTTAATAACCTTCCTGATGGGAACATATAATACTTTTGCCTCAAGTAGTATTAAGTTATTGCATAGAGCAGGGGTTGTTAACCATTTTGACCTCAGAGCCacctaaatattaacactgaattagtaattttactcttttgttaatcatatttaataattatatctaacctacttacagtttaacaggataaaccttgtcaaattttatgaaaccatgtgttaaagaTTATCATCAAGACGTAGGTCAGGATTATTTACATGCAATTCAGCAGTgccaaaaaaaatgttctgactaAATAATAAATggtaatacatttttttcttaatgGTGCTGTTCGCAACTTTCTCACAGTAACAtctttcaaagcaaaaaaaatataacaagaacaccaccggctagctcATGTTACTATTAGTGGTTTAACATGACACATTTGTTTGAAATtgtctacagtacaggccaaaagtttggacacaccttctcattctatTTACAtctacattgtaaattgtcactgaaggcatcaaaactatgaatggaacacatgtggagttatgtacttaacaaaaaaaggtgaaataactgaaaacatgttttatattctagtttcttcataatagccaccctttgctctgattactgctttgcacactcttggcattctctccatgagcttgaagaggtagtcacctgaaatggttttcacttcacagcaacatagttttgatgccttcagtgacaatatacaaggtaaatagttagagatgtccgataatggcttttttgccaatatccgatattccgatattgtccaactcttaattactgattccgatatcaaccgataccgatatatacagtcgtggaattaacacattattatgcctaattttgttgtgatgcaccgctggatgcattaaacaatgtaacaaggttttccaaaataaatcaactcaagttatggaaaaaaaagtgccaacatggcactgccatatttattattgaagtcacaaagtgcattattgttttttaacatgcatcaaaacagcagcttggaatttgggacatgctctccctaagagatcatgaggagg
Protein-coding regions in this window:
- the dolk gene encoding dolichol kinase, giving the protein MQIEAVLVESAVVSAVVLCVHVAVWNQHSWCAVALAIQAFYVQHKWDRLLKSGSAVFQFRPSANSGIVPASMVMPLLGLVLRTKCSEAGSVHLERFSMVVTVSGMTLALFLSLIALGVTRPLPTNTCVVAGLAAGAVFYTTKQTLTVSEVIEVLEVLLIFVYLSLIVLYLLPRCFTPGEALLVVGAISFVVNQLIKRSLLSLAEAKGDPIQYLLPVLVVGSLLLGVFFALLFCFMESETWVSSLFFHTMTAVLGLGVLMPWLSLFIGRHPIMWLWDFVTLSERRLALIGYWVLLCALATCVVLHQNYQRQSGSKKHQASTVVRKYFHLIVVATFVPGLLYDRHLLHVASVGCLAVFLFLEYVRYFRIKPLGQPLRQLLTLFLDERDSGPLILTHIYLLLGMALPVWLFPGACAPKGILSGAGGLVPYAGVLAVGVGDTVASVFGSTMGEIRWPGTKKTMEGTATSVFAQIIAVVIFLIFDASINLNSTYLWIVGSIALVAMLEAYTSQIDNLLLPLYLLILLML